In one Culex quinquefasciatus strain JHB chromosome 2, VPISU_Cqui_1.0_pri_paternal, whole genome shotgun sequence genomic region, the following are encoded:
- the LOC6053558 gene encoding uncharacterized protein LOC6053558, with protein sequence MASAIRNYFGGFTARVRFRYRRFMHFSTETDCFAHLRCLCCFFAMDGQRSLRWILVLAILTVPMAFFAYQIAVGDALISISYYVISLVFNVITLLKMTLIRLSFDKTRTLMDYFNEHVFHRDDPWCHRLRRRTYFTTWKIFGAMLTYVLLTALFYLSTTRPSSHYIGLDRTEVTWIHVLLVQIVAGCTLLHLVIYSVGILLISFLMHWFQTELEIMANAFEKVFHGECPRKVLGRNVLRRARLQREEVRWTGIERRLVYCISRHGEFVELNKLLRGIAQPIFFSLGFYIVTTISTLIFVTIIDGIFNLLAIVHVAAVIAEFYYYAHLVDELEDKRHMIARAIYEQNWPEQMVYSNRVAKHYKSVRTMIVTVIMFAQRPFPISCGGMYKMTVPVFTTMIETIYFAVTFLIRTVKIQR encoded by the exons ATGGCTTCTGCAATTCGCAACTACTTTGGAGGATTTACTGCAAGGGTGCGCTTTCGTTACAGAAGATTCATGCACTTTTCCACCGAAACGGATTGTTTTGCCCACCTAAGATGCCTGTGTTGCTTCTTCGCTATGGACGGGCAACGAAGTCTGCGTTGGATTTTGGTTCTGGCGATCCTCACCGTTCCGATGGCCTTCTTCGCCTACCAAATTGCCGTTGGTGACGCGTTGATCAGTATCAGCTACTACGTGATCTCGTTGGTGTTCAACGTGATAACCCTGCTCAAGATGACCCTGATCAGGTTGTCCTTCGACAAGACCCGAACCCTGATGGACTACTTCAACGAGCACGTTTTTCACCGGGATGATCCGTGGTGTCATCGACTTCGTCGCCGAACCTACTTCACCACGTGGAAGATCTTCGGAGCAATGCTAACATACGTGCTTCTAACCGCTCTGTTCTACCTCAGTACGACCCGTCCTTCGAGCCATTACATCGGTCTGGATCGAACAGAGGTGACCTGGATTCACGTGCTGCTCGTCCAAATCGTGGCCGGTTGCACGCTACTGCACCTGGTCATCTATTCGGTGGGCATTTTGCTGATTTCGTTTTTGATGCACTGGTTCCAAACCGAGCTGGAGATTATGGCCAACGCGTTCGAGAAGGTCTTCCACGGCGAGTGTCCCCGGAAGGTGCTGGGGAGGAATGTGCTTAGGAGGGCTCGGTTGCAACGTGAGGAGGTTCGCTGGACTGGGATTGAGCGCCGGTTGGTGTACTGCATCAGTCGGCACGGGGAGTTTGTGGA ATTAAACAAACTTCTCCGCGGCATTGCGCAGCCCATCTTCTTCTCGCTTGGCTTCTACATCGTGACCACCATCTCAACGCTGATCTTCGTGACCATCATCGACGGTATCTTCAACTTGCTCGCCATCGTCCACGTGGCCGCCGTGATCGCCGAGTTCTACTACTACGCCCATCTCGTTGATGAGCTGGAGGACAAG CGCCACATGATCGCCAGGGCCATCTACGAGCAGAACTGGCCAGAACAGATGGTCTACTCGAACCGGGTGGCCAAGCACTACAAAAGCGTCCGGACGATGATCGTGACGGTGATCATGTTCGCGCAGCGCCCCTTCCCCATCTCCTGCGGTGGGATGTACAAGATGACGGTTCCCGTGTTTACCACCATGATCGAGACAATCTACTTTGCGGTGACGTTCCTTATCCGGACCGTCAAAATTCAACGTTAA
- the LOC6053555 gene encoding chitinase domain-containing protein 1, producing the protein MKFFVVVVLVALATVQLTGATLSPSDIKNKGKKVKELKTKQGPQANSVFERGLVQQEPSAKDILVENAAYHEVTSLKNFNGKVLGYVTPWNNHGYDVAKIWGSKFNYVSPVWLQVLRKGPKQYELGGAHDIDAGWVKDVKKAGQSIGNKVVPRILFDKFTDKDFSQLLTYSEERTVAARLIVDTVRRYRFDGIVLEVWSQLAARVDDEFLVGLVREICQTLTEGGFECILVIPPARKETYDLFSKRHFETLVPVVSAFSLMTYDYSTVQRPGANGPLYWVKNAVQHICPDSAENLKEKRAKILLGLNLYGSDYTPNGGQPIIGHEYLALLKHLKGHLTFDEHDVENFFEVKTSNGRHMVFYPTLFSINERLKLARELGTGISLWELGQGLDYFYDLF; encoded by the exons ATGAAGTTTTTCGTGGTAGTCGTGCTAGTGGCGCTGGCCACGGTACAGCTAACCGGTGCAACTCTATCGCCGTCCGACATTAAAAACAAGGGCAAGAAGGTGAAGGAGTTGAAGACCAAGCAGGGTCCTCAGGCGAATAGCGTATTCGAGCGGGGTCTCGTTCAGCAGGAACCGTCGGCCAAAGACATACTGGTGGAGAATGCTGCCTACCACGAGGTGACTTCGCTGAAGAACTTCAACGGAAAGGTGCTGGGCTACGTAACCCCG TGGAACAATCACGGCTATGACGTGGCCAAAATCTGGGGTTCAAAGTTCAACTATGTGTCGCCGGTTTGGCTGCAGGTGCTGCGAAAGGGGCCGAAACAGTACGAACTGGGAGGAGCCCACGACATCGACGCTGGCTGGGTGAAGGATGTGAAGAAGGCTGGCCAATCGATCGGCAATAAAG TCGTCCCGCGCATCCTGTTTGACAAGTTCACCGACAAGGACTTCTCCCAGCTGCTGACGTACAGCGAGGAACGCACCGTCGCTGCCCGGCTCATCGTGGACACCGTCCGGCGGTACCGTTTCGACGGCATCGTGCTCGAGGTTTGGTCCCAGCTGGCGGCCCGCGTCGATGACGAGTTTCTGGTCGGACTGGTGCGGGAAATTTGCCAAACGTTGACCGAGGGTGGCTTTGAGTGCATTTTGGTGATTCCACCGGCGCGGAAGGAAACGTACGATCTGTTTTCGAAACGCCATTTTGAAACGCTGGTGCCGGTCGTGAGTGCGTTCTCGTTGATGACCTACGACTACTCGACGGTGCAGCGACCCGGGGCGAATGGTCCGCTGTACTGGGTGAAGAATGCGGTTCAGCACATTTGTCCGGATTCGGCGGAAAATTTGAAGGAAAAGAGAGCGAAGATATTGCTGGGATTGAACCTATATGGCAGTGATTATACTCCAAACGGGGGACAGCCGATCATTGGACATGAATATCTAGCGTTGCTGAAGCACTTGAAGGGCCATTTGACCTTTGACGAGCACGATGTGGAGAACTTCTTCGAAGTCAA aacatCAAACGGTCGCCACATGGTATTCTACCCAACGTTGTTCTCCATTAACGAGCGGCTCAAGCTGGCTCGGGAACTTGGCACCGGAATTTCGCTCTGGGAGCTCGGCCAAGGCTTAGATTACTTTTACGATCTTTTCTAG